From one Streptomyces sp. R41 genomic stretch:
- a CDS encoding winged helix DNA-binding domain-containing protein — MGAAGGGVGGKLRRIGVAERRARLALRQRLAVAARAARPEEVADSLVALHGTDPATVYLAVGARLADAGKTVAEVDRALYEVRTLVRMHGMRHTVFVFPTELAAVVHASTGLAIAAKARAGLIKDMATGSDGRLTEEWLAQVEASALAALARRGQATVNELTRDEPRLKEQFTYGAGKSYESPQTVSSRLMRVLGVEGRVVRGRPMGSWTSSQFRWAVAPPHPELPAAEAQSEMLRRWLAACGPATEADLKWWTGWKVTEVRRALASVGAVAVSLDDGVTGYVTDGDLEPVAGPSSPWAALLPGLDPTAMGWQERDWYLTPSLRPVLFDGSGNVGPTVWWDGRVVGGWAQRGDGEVVWRLLDPEGLGRDARDAISEEAARLQAWLGTTRVTPRFRTPLERELSSG, encoded by the coding sequence GTGGGAGCGGCTGGAGGCGGAGTGGGCGGGAAGCTGCGGCGCATCGGGGTGGCGGAGCGGCGGGCCCGGCTCGCGCTGCGGCAGCGGCTCGCGGTCGCCGCGCGGGCGGCGCGTCCCGAGGAGGTCGCGGATTCGCTGGTCGCGCTGCACGGCACCGATCCGGCGACGGTGTACCTGGCGGTGGGCGCGCGGCTGGCGGATGCCGGGAAGACGGTGGCGGAGGTGGACCGGGCGCTGTACGAGGTCCGGACCCTCGTCAGGATGCACGGCATGCGGCACACCGTTTTCGTGTTCCCCACCGAACTGGCCGCCGTGGTGCACGCCTCGACCGGGCTCGCCATCGCCGCGAAGGCCCGGGCCGGGCTGATCAAGGACATGGCCACCGGCAGCGACGGGCGGCTGACCGAGGAGTGGCTGGCGCAGGTCGAGGCGTCCGCGCTCGCCGCGCTGGCCCGGCGCGGGCAGGCCACGGTGAACGAACTCACCCGGGACGAACCGCGGTTGAAGGAACAGTTCACCTACGGCGCGGGCAAGAGCTACGAGAGTCCGCAAACCGTGTCGTCCCGCCTGATGCGGGTCCTCGGCGTCGAGGGCCGGGTGGTGCGCGGGCGGCCGATGGGGTCGTGGACGTCCAGCCAGTTCCGCTGGGCGGTCGCCCCGCCGCATCCCGAACTGCCAGCCGCCGAGGCGCAGTCCGAGATGCTGCGGCGTTGGCTCGCGGCGTGCGGGCCTGCCACGGAGGCGGATCTGAAGTGGTGGACGGGATGGAAGGTGACGGAGGTTCGGCGGGCGCTGGCCTCTGTCGGGGCGGTGGCCGTGTCGCTCGACGACGGGGTCACCGGGTACGTGACGGACGGCGATCTCGAACCGGTCGCCGGCCCCTCCTCCCCCTGGGCCGCGCTGCTGCCCGGGCTCGATCCGACGGCCATGGGGTGGCAGGAGCGCGACTGGTACCTCACGCCGTCGCTGCGGCCCGTCCTCTTCGACGGCAGCGGGAATGTCGGGCCGACGGTCTGGTGGGACGGGCGGGTGGTCGGGGGGTGGGCTCAGCGGGGCGACGGTGAGGTGGTCTGGCGGCTGCTGGACCCGGAGGGACTCGGGCGGGACGCCCGCGACGCCATCTCCGAGGAGGCAGCGCGTCTGCAGGCGTGGCTGGGGACGACCCGGGTGACCCCACGCTTCCGGACACCACTGGAACGGGAGCTGTCGTCGGGGTGA
- a CDS encoding arsenate reductase family protein, with product MEIWINPACSKCRSALSLLDAEGADYTVRRYLEDVPTEDEIRGVLDRLGLEPWDITRTQEAVAKELGLKEWARDAGSRDRWITALSEHPKLIQRPIVTADDGTAVVARTDEAVRDALAR from the coding sequence ATGGAGATCTGGATCAACCCCGCCTGTTCGAAGTGCCGCAGCGCCCTGAGCCTGCTCGACGCGGAGGGCGCCGACTACACGGTGCGCCGCTACCTGGAGGACGTACCGACCGAGGACGAGATCCGCGGCGTACTCGATCGCCTCGGACTCGAACCGTGGGACATCACACGGACCCAGGAAGCCGTCGCCAAGGAGCTGGGGCTCAAGGAGTGGGCCCGGGACGCCGGTTCGCGGGACCGGTGGATCACGGCACTGTCCGAGCACCCCAAGCTCATCCAGCGGCCGATCGTCACCGCGGACGACGGGACGGCGGTCGTGGCGCGCACGGATGAGGCGGTACGGGACGCATTGGCCCGTTAG
- the glnII gene encoding glutamine synthetase: MTFKAEYIWIDGTEPTAKLRSKTKILADDAKGAELPIWGFDGSSTNQAEGHASDRVLKPVATFPDPIRGGDDVLVMCEVLNIDMTPHESNTRAALAEVAEKFATQEPIFGIEQEYTFFEGDRPLGFPVGGFPAAQGGYYCGVGSDEIFGRDVVEAHLENCLKAGLGISGINAEVMPGQWEFQVGPLAPLEVSDQLWVARWLLYRTAEDFKVSATLDPKPVKGDWNGAGAHTNFSTKAMREGYDAIITACESLGEGSKPMDHVKNYGAGIDDRLTGLHETAPWNEYSYGVSNRGASVRIPWQVEKDGKGYIEDRRPNANVDPYVVTRLLVDTCCTALEKAGQV; encoded by the coding sequence GTGACCTTCAAGGCTGAGTACATCTGGATCGACGGCACCGAGCCGACGGCCAAGCTCCGTTCGAAGACGAAGATACTGGCCGACGACGCCAAGGGTGCCGAGCTGCCGATCTGGGGCTTCGACGGGTCCTCCACGAACCAGGCCGAGGGTCACGCCTCCGACCGCGTACTCAAGCCGGTCGCCACCTTCCCGGACCCGATCCGCGGCGGCGACGACGTGCTCGTCATGTGCGAGGTCCTGAACATCGACATGACGCCGCACGAGTCCAACACGCGTGCCGCGCTGGCCGAGGTCGCGGAGAAGTTCGCCACGCAGGAGCCGATCTTCGGCATCGAGCAGGAGTACACCTTCTTCGAGGGCGACCGCCCGCTCGGCTTCCCCGTCGGTGGCTTCCCGGCCGCGCAGGGTGGCTACTACTGCGGCGTCGGCTCCGACGAGATCTTCGGCCGTGACGTCGTCGAGGCCCACCTGGAGAACTGCCTCAAGGCGGGTCTGGGCATCTCCGGCATCAACGCCGAGGTCATGCCCGGCCAGTGGGAGTTCCAGGTCGGCCCGCTGGCGCCGCTGGAGGTCTCCGACCAGCTGTGGGTGGCCCGCTGGCTGCTCTACCGCACCGCCGAGGACTTCAAGGTCTCCGCGACCCTCGACCCGAAGCCGGTCAAGGGCGACTGGAACGGCGCGGGCGCGCACACCAACTTCTCCACCAAGGCGATGCGCGAGGGCTACGACGCGATCATCACCGCGTGCGAGTCGCTGGGCGAGGGCTCCAAGCCGATGGACCACGTCAAGAACTACGGCGCGGGTATCGACGACCGTCTGACCGGTCTGCACGAGACCGCCCCGTGGAACGAGTACTCCTACGGCGTCTCCAACCGCGGCGCCTCGGTCCGTATCCCGTGGCAGGTCGAGAAGGACGGCAAGGGCTACATCGAGGACCGTCGCCCCAACGCCAACGTCGACCCGTACGTGGTGACGCGTCTGCTCGTCGACACCTGCTGCACCGCCCTGGAGAAGGCCGGCCAGGTCTGA
- a CDS encoding winged helix-turn-helix domain-containing protein, whose amino-acid sequence MATTRSFSSVATAPTPSSSPSRHRLRAVDRDEVVDVADFLPPGATWLPAPQHALPVLPGQPPMIGYLVLVPADQQPVLPVAVPDRPEPAAAAAGDDPLVRVDAVQRTAEVDGRPLDLTYLEFELLAHLVAHPNRVHTRDQLVTTVWGYGHVGDGRTVDVHVARLRRKLGAQHRQAIQTVRRVGYKYAPSMGR is encoded by the coding sequence ATGGCGACCACTCGTTCCTTCTCCTCCGTCGCGACCGCTCCTACCCCGTCCTCCTCACCGTCCCGGCATCGACTCCGTGCCGTCGACCGGGACGAGGTGGTCGACGTCGCCGACTTCCTGCCGCCGGGCGCCACCTGGCTGCCCGCTCCCCAGCACGCCCTGCCCGTACTGCCGGGGCAGCCGCCGATGATCGGCTACCTGGTCCTCGTACCGGCCGACCAGCAGCCCGTGCTGCCGGTCGCCGTGCCGGACCGGCCCGAGCCGGCGGCGGCCGCCGCCGGTGACGACCCGCTCGTCCGCGTCGACGCCGTGCAGCGCACCGCCGAGGTGGACGGCCGGCCGCTCGACCTCACCTACCTGGAGTTCGAGCTGCTCGCGCATCTCGTCGCACACCCGAACCGGGTGCACACCCGCGACCAGCTGGTCACCACGGTGTGGGGCTACGGGCACGTGGGCGACGGGCGGACCGTCGACGTCCACGTGGCGCGGCTGCGGCGCAAGCTCGGGGCACAGCACCGGCAGGCGATCCAGACCGTGCGGCGCGTCGGGTACAAGTACGCGCCGTCGATGGGGCGTTGA
- a CDS encoding SDR family oxidoreductase — protein MLGGTEFVGRAVAEAALGRGWDVTVFHRGRHEPPSGVRSLHGDRTAPDGLAALAEGEWDVVVDTWSAAPRAVRDTARLLAGRVSRYVYVSSCSVYAWAPPAGYAEDAPLVEGAVADAEQTDYARDKRGGELAALDAFGAKGSLLVRSGLILGPYENIGRLPWWLNRIARGGPVLAPGPRDLPLQYVDVRDLAEWVLGAVEAGLGGAYNLVSPRGHTTTGGLLDACVRATGAQVELRWTEPDVVLGAGIEPWTQLPVWVPPGSDLHDALHTADVSRAVGAGLRCRPVFETVADTWDWLQSLGGVAPQRPDRPTVGLDPAVEAKVLGA, from the coding sequence ATGCTGGGCGGTACGGAGTTCGTGGGGCGGGCTGTCGCGGAGGCGGCGCTCGGCCGCGGCTGGGACGTGACCGTCTTCCACCGCGGGCGGCACGAACCCCCCAGTGGGGTGCGGTCGTTGCACGGTGACCGCACCGCGCCCGACGGGCTCGCGGCGCTTGCCGAAGGTGAGTGGGATGTCGTCGTCGACACCTGGTCGGCGGCGCCGCGGGCCGTCCGGGACACGGCGCGGCTGCTGGCCGGCCGGGTTTCTCGCTACGTGTACGTGTCGAGCTGCTCCGTGTACGCGTGGGCGCCGCCCGCCGGGTACGCCGAGGACGCGCCCCTCGTGGAGGGGGCGGTCGCTGATGCGGAGCAGACCGACTACGCGCGGGACAAGCGCGGCGGGGAGCTGGCGGCGCTCGACGCCTTCGGCGCCAAGGGGTCGCTGCTGGTGCGGTCCGGGTTGATCCTCGGGCCGTACGAGAACATCGGGCGGCTGCCGTGGTGGCTGAACCGGATCGCGCGGGGTGGTCCCGTTCTCGCGCCCGGGCCGCGTGATCTGCCGCTCCAGTACGTCGATGTCCGTGACCTCGCCGAGTGGGTTCTCGGGGCCGTGGAGGCGGGGCTGGGCGGAGCGTACAACCTCGTGAGTCCGCGGGGGCATACGACGACGGGTGGTCTCCTCGACGCGTGCGTTCGGGCCACTGGGGCCCAGGTGGAGCTCCGGTGGACCGAACCCGACGTCGTGCTCGGCGCCGGGATCGAGCCGTGGACACAGTTGCCGGTGTGGGTGCCGCCCGGGAGTGACCTCCATGACGCCCTTCACACGGCGGATGTCTCCCGGGCGGTCGGGGCCGGGCTCCGGTGCCGGCCCGTCTTCGAGACCGTCGCCGACACGTGGGACTGGCTCCAGAGCCTCGGCGGGGTTGCGCCCCAGCGTCCCGATCGGCCGACAGTGGGGCTGGACCCGGCGGTCGAGGCGAAGGTACTCGGGGCGTGA
- a CDS encoding sensor histidine kinase: protein METESGGVRGRGRAAVVAGVRALGVAVAGLAGSITLFVLAVVSIALVPLGIGIVTTPWVLNGVRAFANARRIVAAEWCGVRIPAAYRPVPEGANPWTRCFGMLSDPATWRDLGWLLVDMTAGFVTALLPAALVFYPVEGFALALGLWRVFTDGTYVGWWYGFVPVSGQGSALLAGALAAVLLVGAYYLSPALLRLHFQLTRSVLASGQGELAERVRVLTETRRDAVDTSAAELRRIERDLHDGAQARLVAMGMDLGTVEALIEKDPAKAKELLAQARQSSADALTELRDLVRGIHPPVLAERGLGDAVRALALRLPLAAEVDVSLHGRAEAPVESAAYFAVSEVLTNSVKHSGADRVWVDVHHADGMLRIAVTDNGKGGARIGAGSGLAGVERRLGTFDGVLAVSSPAGGPTMVTMEIPCALS, encoded by the coding sequence ATGGAGACGGAGAGTGGCGGGGTTCGGGGGCGAGGGCGCGCGGCCGTCGTGGCCGGGGTGCGGGCGCTCGGGGTCGCCGTGGCGGGGCTGGCCGGATCGATCACCCTGTTCGTGCTGGCCGTCGTGTCGATCGCCCTGGTGCCGCTCGGCATAGGAATCGTCACGACACCCTGGGTGCTGAATGGCGTGCGGGCCTTCGCGAACGCACGGCGGATCGTCGCCGCCGAGTGGTGCGGGGTGAGGATTCCGGCCGCGTACCGGCCGGTCCCCGAGGGGGCCAACCCCTGGACGCGGTGTTTCGGAATGCTGTCAGACCCCGCCACTTGGCGGGATCTGGGCTGGCTGCTGGTCGACATGACCGCCGGGTTCGTCACCGCGTTGCTGCCCGCCGCGCTGGTCTTCTACCCGGTGGAAGGGTTCGCGCTCGCCCTGGGACTGTGGCGGGTCTTCACGGACGGCACATATGTCGGGTGGTGGTACGGCTTCGTCCCGGTCTCGGGGCAGGGATCCGCCCTCCTCGCCGGCGCCCTCGCCGCCGTACTCCTCGTCGGCGCCTACTATCTCTCCCCGGCCCTCCTGCGCCTCCACTTCCAGCTCACCCGCTCGGTGCTCGCCTCCGGTCAGGGCGAACTCGCCGAGCGGGTGCGCGTGCTGACCGAGACCCGGCGCGACGCCGTCGACACCTCGGCGGCCGAACTGCGGCGCATCGAGCGGGACTTGCATGACGGCGCGCAGGCGCGGCTCGTCGCGATGGGCATGGATCTGGGGACCGTCGAGGCGCTGATCGAGAAGGACCCGGCCAAGGCGAAGGAGCTGCTCGCCCAGGCCCGGCAGTCCTCCGCCGACGCGCTCACCGAGCTGCGGGATCTCGTCCGGGGCATCCATCCGCCCGTGCTCGCCGAGCGTGGACTCGGCGATGCCGTAAGGGCGTTGGCCCTGCGGCTGCCCCTCGCGGCCGAGGTGGACGTCAGCCTCCACGGCCGCGCGGAGGCGCCCGTCGAGTCCGCCGCCTACTTCGCCGTCAGCGAGGTCCTCACCAACTCCGTCAAGCACTCCGGCGCCGACCGCGTCTGGGTCGACGTCCACCACGCCGACGGCATGCTGCGCATCGCGGTCACCGACAACGGCAAGGGCGGCGCGCGGATCGGCGCGGGCTCGGGCCTGGCCGGAGTCGAGCGGCGACTCGGTACATTCGACGGCGTCCTGGCCGTCAGCAGCCCCGCGGGCGGTCCCACCATGGTCACCATGGAGATCCCTTGCGCGTTGTCCTAG
- a CDS encoding LuxR C-terminal-related transcriptional regulator: MRVVLAEDLFLLRDGLVRMLQAYDFEIAAAVESGPELSRALAELEPDVAVVDVRLPPSHTDEGLQCALQARRNRPGLPVLVLSQHVEQLYARELLADGTGGVGYLLKDRVFDAEQFIDAVRRVAAGGTAMDPQVIQQLLSRRSTVDQPLGRLTPRELEVLELMAQGRSNAAIAAQLVVTERAIAKHTSNIFAKLGLEVSDDDNRRVLAVLAYLDQGAR, encoded by the coding sequence TTGCGCGTTGTCCTAGCCGAAGACCTGTTCCTGCTGCGCGACGGACTGGTCCGGATGCTCCAGGCGTACGACTTCGAGATCGCCGCGGCCGTCGAGAGCGGGCCCGAACTCAGCCGTGCGCTGGCCGAGTTGGAGCCGGACGTGGCCGTGGTCGACGTACGGCTGCCGCCCTCGCACACGGACGAGGGGCTGCAGTGCGCGCTTCAGGCCCGGCGCAACCGGCCCGGGCTTCCGGTGCTCGTGCTGTCGCAGCACGTGGAGCAGTTGTACGCACGCGAGCTGCTGGCCGACGGCACGGGCGGGGTCGGCTATCTGCTCAAGGACCGGGTGTTCGACGCGGAACAGTTCATCGACGCCGTACGACGGGTCGCGGCGGGCGGTACGGCGATGGACCCGCAGGTCATTCAGCAGCTGCTGTCGCGCCGGTCCACCGTCGACCAGCCGCTCGGGCGGCTCACCCCGCGCGAGCTGGAGGTGCTCGAACTGATGGCGCAGGGACGGTCGAACGCGGCGATCGCCGCCCAACTCGTGGTCACGGAGCGGGCGATCGCGAAGCACACCTCCAACATCTTCGCCAAGCTGGGCCTGGAGGTCTCGGACGACGACAACCGACGCGTCCTCGCGGTGCTCGCCTATTTGGATCAGGGCGCCCGTTGA
- a CDS encoding DUF1996 domain-containing protein, whose protein sequence is MGRNIRKRRSPLAVRAVAASAALAIGGGGLIWANFYASAHEENNSPNTTKAAAAQVATISCPDVGQKLSDVPNQARTEVDGELATLDQQITDAYQRLATTRDAQARDASFVQNSVLGPLKDRRAAIIDRIQLEITRVGGTAPDSLDGLATCTGTTADQAQTNAGGGWNNNGGQNNGGATASAAPSASASQPAGNGGQQNGNGGQQAGNGGQAGNGPVAADFVDITKVQPNVAQKARTRAGGSSGTFTTLCGVNANKKFNTDNVIVAPGVTNGAHHLHDYVGNQSNDAFANNDTFAAAQTSCQNQGDKSSYYWPVVRIQNGTQDFDQNNDGGGKEGNVGAIQQVKQAQIKFVGNPKSKVVAMPKFLRIITGDAKTTTNGLANANAHWSCTGFENKVQLTTQYPICPQGSSVVRSFKFQSCWDGQNIDSANHRTHVAFADAQGNCANGFKAIPQLTMRLVYNVPAPTIQNGQVKNAYAVDGFPEQLHKPATDHDDFINVFDENLMNKVVNCINNGQRCK, encoded by the coding sequence ATGGGACGCAACATACGAAAACGCCGTTCGCCGCTGGCCGTTCGCGCCGTTGCCGCGTCGGCAGCTCTCGCGATCGGCGGGGGCGGGCTGATCTGGGCGAATTTCTACGCCTCGGCACACGAGGAGAACAACTCCCCCAACACCACGAAGGCCGCCGCCGCTCAGGTGGCCACGATCAGCTGCCCCGATGTCGGGCAGAAGCTTTCCGACGTGCCGAACCAGGCGCGCACGGAGGTCGACGGCGAGCTCGCCACGCTCGACCAGCAGATCACCGACGCGTACCAGCGCCTGGCCACCACGCGGGACGCACAGGCCAGAGACGCCAGTTTCGTCCAGAATTCCGTGCTCGGGCCGCTCAAGGACCGGCGCGCGGCGATCATCGACCGGATCCAGCTGGAGATCACCCGGGTCGGCGGCACCGCACCGGACTCGCTGGACGGTCTCGCCACCTGTACCGGAACCACCGCCGACCAGGCCCAGACCAACGCGGGCGGCGGCTGGAACAACAACGGCGGCCAGAACAACGGCGGCGCCACGGCCAGCGCGGCCCCGAGCGCCTCGGCCAGCCAGCCCGCCGGCAACGGCGGCCAGCAGAACGGTAATGGCGGTCAGCAGGCCGGCAATGGCGGTCAGGCCGGAAACGGTCCCGTAGCCGCCGACTTCGTGGACATCACGAAGGTCCAGCCGAATGTCGCCCAGAAGGCCCGGACCCGGGCCGGCGGCTCGTCCGGCACATTCACGACCCTGTGCGGTGTGAACGCCAACAAGAAGTTCAACACCGACAACGTGATCGTGGCGCCCGGTGTGACCAACGGCGCGCACCACCTGCACGATTACGTCGGCAACCAGTCGAACGACGCGTTCGCCAACAACGACACGTTCGCGGCGGCCCAGACCAGCTGCCAGAACCAGGGCGACAAGTCGTCGTACTACTGGCCGGTCGTGCGTATCCAGAACGGTACGCAGGACTTCGACCAGAACAACGACGGCGGTGGCAAGGAAGGCAACGTCGGCGCGATCCAGCAGGTCAAGCAGGCGCAGATCAAGTTCGTCGGTAACCCGAAGAGCAAGGTCGTCGCGATGCCGAAGTTCCTGCGGATCATCACCGGTGACGCGAAGACCACGACCAACGGCCTGGCGAACGCCAACGCCCACTGGAGCTGCACCGGCTTCGAGAACAAGGTGCAGCTGACGACGCAGTACCCGATCTGCCCCCAGGGCAGCAGTGTGGTGCGCTCGTTCAAGTTCCAGAGCTGCTGGGACGGCCAGAACATCGACAGCGCGAACCACCGTACGCACGTGGCCTTCGCCGACGCCCAGGGCAACTGCGCCAACGGCTTCAAGGCGATCCCACAGCTGACGATGCGCCTGGTGTACAACGTGCCGGCGCCGACCATCCAGAACGGGCAGGTCAAGAACGCCTACGCGGTGGACGGCTTCCCGGAACAGCTCCACAAGCCGGCCACCGACCACGACGACTTCATCAACGTCTTCGACGAGAACCTGATGAACAAGGTGGTCAACTGCATCAACAACGGCCAGCGCTGCAAGTAG
- a CDS encoding tetratricopeptide repeat protein, with the protein MNEDWEERTAAAWATFDDYEEADAADFRAVIDALVAELPADSPLRPFEQASAWDSTGHSDKAAPLYREALARGLSGYKGRRAKIQLSSSLRNIGQADEGVKLLTPELDAPSDELDDAIRACLALCLSSLGRDREGLSLVLGALAPHLPRYQRSMANYARLLVEPEE; encoded by the coding sequence GTGAACGAAGACTGGGAAGAGCGTACGGCGGCCGCCTGGGCCACGTTCGACGACTATGAGGAAGCGGACGCGGCGGACTTCCGGGCGGTGATCGACGCGCTGGTGGCCGAACTGCCCGCCGACAGCCCTCTCAGGCCGTTCGAGCAGGCCAGCGCCTGGGACTCGACGGGCCACTCGGACAAGGCCGCGCCCCTGTACCGCGAGGCGCTCGCACGCGGCCTCAGCGGCTACAAGGGCCGGCGCGCCAAGATCCAGCTCTCCAGCTCGCTGCGGAACATCGGACAGGCGGACGAGGGGGTCAAGCTCCTCACCCCGGAGCTCGACGCACCCTCCGACGAGTTGGACGACGCGATACGCGCCTGTCTCGCCCTCTGCCTGTCCAGCCTGGGCCGCGACCGCGAGGGCCTCTCCCTCGTCCTCGGCGCCCTCGCGCCCCATCTGCCGCGCTACCAGCGGTCGATGGCGAACTATGCACGGCTGCTCGTGGAGCCCGAGGAGTAA
- a CDS encoding FG-GAP-like repeat-containing protein: protein MHLPLRRVLACAATAALAAGGLALTTSPEATAAPAQQLADDFNGDGYRDVVLNLPFHSTSTRHLSGAAMVLYGSASGLSSTHRKLITQNTAGVPGTAESVDWFGHASTTGDFDGDGYADLAVSAPREGYVSGDTTWTDAGQVTLIWGGPDGLTHHGGTTVKLGTPTADRQLVGIDLASGDFNGDGKRDLVVGNGRGGEAGTLLLGPFTRTGSAASRKPLGVATGTPYYAETMLATGDLTGDGVTDLLVSWDTGTLDTTQGIHVLRGGSGGLTDIGVLKDAGGSQINHRESERLAIGDLDRDGRDDVVVPQPFALDHKGEFLVVYGGTNGQDPARKPVHFSQDTPGVPDSNSDVGSDHFGKQVAVGDVNADGYLDVIATSPGENHSNLSDPGKVTVLRGGPGGLTGSGATAFTQNTPGVPGESIRYGGFGSSAKATDVNGDGRADALIGVFTVHPGGADGYTGGLWAFPGSATGTTATGSKAFPPTSLGFADTSMFEVGKSFNR from the coding sequence GTGCACCTGCCCCTCAGACGTGTCCTCGCCTGTGCTGCCACGGCCGCGCTCGCCGCCGGCGGTCTCGCGCTGACCACCTCGCCCGAGGCCACCGCGGCCCCGGCCCAGCAGCTCGCCGACGACTTCAATGGCGACGGCTACCGCGACGTCGTCCTCAATCTGCCGTTCCACTCCACGTCGACACGGCACCTGAGCGGCGCGGCGATGGTGCTCTACGGCTCGGCGAGCGGCCTGAGCAGCACACACCGCAAGCTGATCACCCAGAACACCGCCGGGGTGCCCGGCACCGCCGAGTCCGTCGACTGGTTCGGCCATGCCTCCACGACCGGCGACTTCGACGGCGACGGCTACGCCGACCTGGCCGTGTCGGCCCCCCGTGAGGGCTATGTCTCCGGCGACACCACCTGGACCGACGCCGGCCAGGTGACGCTGATCTGGGGCGGCCCCGACGGCCTGACCCACCACGGTGGCACCACCGTCAAGCTCGGCACCCCCACGGCCGATCGCCAACTGGTCGGCATCGACCTCGCCTCCGGCGACTTCAACGGTGACGGCAAGCGGGACCTGGTGGTCGGCAACGGCCGCGGCGGCGAGGCCGGAACGCTGCTGCTCGGCCCCTTCACCCGCACCGGTTCGGCCGCGTCCCGCAAGCCGCTGGGAGTCGCCACCGGTACGCCCTACTACGCCGAGACCATGCTGGCCACGGGGGACCTGACCGGCGACGGTGTGACCGACCTGCTGGTGTCGTGGGACACCGGAACGCTGGATACGACGCAGGGGATCCATGTGCTGCGCGGCGGCTCCGGGGGACTCACGGACATCGGCGTGCTCAAGGACGCGGGCGGCAGCCAGATCAACCACCGCGAGAGCGAGCGCCTGGCCATCGGCGACCTGGACCGCGACGGCCGCGACGACGTGGTCGTCCCGCAGCCTTTCGCCCTGGACCACAAAGGCGAGTTCCTCGTTGTCTACGGCGGCACGAACGGCCAGGACCCGGCTCGCAAGCCGGTCCACTTCAGCCAGGACACGCCCGGTGTGCCCGACAGCAACTCCGACGTCGGATCCGACCACTTCGGCAAGCAGGTCGCCGTCGGGGACGTCAACGCGGACGGCTACCTGGACGTGATCGCGACCAGCCCCGGCGAGAACCACAGCAACCTGTCCGACCCCGGCAAGGTGACCGTCCTGCGCGGCGGCCCCGGCGGGCTGACCGGCAGCGGCGCCACTGCGTTCACCCAGAACACGCCGGGGGTGCCCGGCGAGTCCATCCGGTACGGCGGCTTCGGCAGCAGCGCCAAGGCCACCGACGTCAACGGCGACGGCCGCGCCGACGCGCTGATCGGCGTCTTCACCGTCCACCCCGGAGGCGCGGACGGCTACACCGGCGGTCTGTGGGCGTTCCCGGGCAGCGCCACGGGCACCACGGCAACGGGCTCCAAGGCCTTCCCGCCGACCAGCCTCGGCTTCGCGGACACCAGCATGTTCGAGGTGGGCAAGTCCTTCAACCGCTGA
- a CDS encoding metal-dependent hydrolase: MSNKQARLPRPVESERIPLKARKVSFSWEDTPLHWVPEDPFATHTINVLHLLLPAGERWFVHVYKQVLPYIRDERLREDVIGFIGQEAMHSQAHDEVLPRLKELGLDPTPYTAQVDWLFEKLLGDRTLPPGKARRWWLMERVAIIAAIEHYTAFLGNWVLNAEELDRRGADPTMLDLLRWHGAEEVEHRSVAFELFMHVDGSYRRRARTWATAFTALVFLWQRGARFFMENDPTLAAGRASFKDFYLSGKQGVLPSTGDMLKSIPRYLSRAYHPSQEGSTEQAVAYLATSPAATAADRRVA, translated from the coding sequence ATGTCTAACAAGCAGGCCCGGCTGCCCCGGCCCGTCGAGTCCGAGCGGATACCGCTCAAGGCCCGGAAGGTGTCGTTCTCCTGGGAGGACACGCCGCTGCACTGGGTGCCGGAGGACCCCTTCGCCACGCACACCATCAATGTGCTGCATCTGCTGCTGCCGGCCGGCGAGCGCTGGTTCGTGCATGTGTACAAGCAGGTGCTGCCCTACATCCGGGACGAGCGGCTGCGCGAGGACGTCATCGGGTTCATCGGCCAGGAGGCCATGCACTCGCAGGCGCACGACGAGGTACTCCCCCGCCTCAAGGAACTCGGCCTGGACCCGACGCCGTACACCGCCCAGGTCGACTGGCTCTTCGAGAAGCTGCTCGGCGACCGCACGCTGCCGCCGGGCAAGGCCCGGAGGTGGTGGCTGATGGAGCGGGTCGCCATCATCGCGGCCATCGAGCACTACACGGCGTTTCTCGGCAACTGGGTCCTGAACGCCGAGGAGCTGGACCGGCGCGGCGCCGACCCGACCATGCTGGACCTGCTGCGGTGGCACGGCGCGGAGGAGGTCGAGCACCGGTCCGTGGCGTTCGAGCTGTTCATGCACGTCGACGGGAGCTACCGGCGGCGCGCGCGGACCTGGGCGACCGCGTTCACGGCGCTGGTCTTCCTGTGGCAGCGCGGGGCGCGGTTCTTCATGGAGAACGACCCCACTCTGGCGGCGGGCAGGGCGAGCTTCAAGGACTTCTACCTGAGCGGGAAGCAGGGCGTGCTGCCGTCGACCGGGGACATGCTCAAATCCATACCCCGCTACCTCAGCCGCGCCTATCACCCGTCGCAGGAAGGGTCGACCGAGCAGGCCGTCGCCTATCTCGCCACCTCCCCGGCGGCGACCGCGGCGGACCGGAGGGTGGCCTGA